A window from Engraulis encrasicolus isolate BLACKSEA-1 chromosome 11, IST_EnEncr_1.0, whole genome shotgun sequence encodes these proteins:
- the LOC134458072 gene encoding ADP-ribosylation factor-like protein 3 — translation MGLLSVLRRFKNTPEQEVRILLLGLDNSGKTTLLKQLASEDISHITPTQGFNIKSVASQGFKLNVWDIGGQRKIRPYWRNYYENTDLLIFVIDSADRKRFEETAEELGELLDEDKLSMIPMLIFANKQDLMTAASPAELAEGLKLHSIRDRIWQIQPCSALSTEGVQDGMVWLCKNIPTRR, via the exons ATG GGTCTGCTGTCCGTCTTGCGGCGGTTTAAGAACACCCCTGAGCAGGAGGTCAGGATCCTGCTGCTGGGGCTGGACAACTCTGGCAAGACCACCCTGCTCAAACAGCTAGCATCCGAAGACATCAGCCATATAACccccacacag GGCTTCAACATCAAGAGCGTGGCGAGTCAGGGCTTCAAGCTGAATGTGTGGGACATCGGTGGGCAGAGGAAGATCCGGCCCTACTGGAGGAACTACTATGAGAACACTGACCTGCTG ATCTTTGTCATTGACAGCGCTGATAGGAAGCGGTTTGAGGAAACAGCTGAG GAGCTGGGGGAGCTGCTGGATGAGGATAAGTTGAGTATGATCCCCATGCTGATCTTTGCCAACAAGCAGGACCTGATGACGGCCGCCAGCCCAGCGGAGCTCGCCGAGGGCCTCAAGCTGCACAGCATCCGCGACCGCATATGGCAGATACAGCCATGCTCCGCCCTCTCTACTGAGGGAGTTCAG GATGGCATGGTGTGGCTGTGCAAGAATATTCCCACTAGGAGATGA